A window from Pedosphaera parvula Ellin514 encodes these proteins:
- a CDS encoding sensor histidine kinase → MTNRLLIFTLLLCGLFTQTVVLAEPGDVETKHDYLIHAWQTDKGLPQNWVSSIAQTPDGYLWVGTRYGGLARFDGARFVSFNQQNTEELRDVQVEHLSVDESGRLWILMGNESVTAFQHGRFQLFRPPRIEPHLRLAEALCVRSNSILFAGEQAYLGKLDLSTGSRWELLDPRPMMEPDPLTFSLDHDGAVWFITQGKRLGCFSSNHFDFVSQGLPETSAVALARDATRQIWVATPHHLMTRDGNDFVDRTPTNGPTPEKILQISFSRDGGLWVLEKKRLRKFLNDRWAVEIQSEELLDSITSGTFSLHGDARGNAWLVANGRGLLHCKSDGTAHLLTERSGLPSRFITCWFQDAEGDIWIGLHGGGIAQIRERFFRALGQGDGLPDKVVSSVCVDADGALWTGTMSGELARWKNGRFVKAFLPASENDPNESVTVFPATDGGVWIGTLNHGLMQFRDGKISRPQASFGNIRVLFNDSHERLWIGQLTGLYCFDHGTVKQYGSAEGFVDLHAVGDIAEDASGALWIGTGPGELWKYFEGKFTRFTPPTDWPAVRFSAVMPDTNGAVWIGTLGGGLLRFSNGHFTRCLKTDGLPDNNVSQLLDSHDGYLWGGTYAGIFRVSRNALESVIAGKESNLRCRVYGQFDGLPALECSSGFQPSCWRSTNGKLWFSTANGVASVDPLTSVPNQNPPTVIIEDMLVDGRLMDVPPHIGAPLKTLKSTVPVIIPPGRHYVQFRYTGLNFAAPDGVRFRVKLEGGDDKWQLTDGQRLIGYGPLQPGNYHFRVAACNNDGIWNEEGDTLAFTVMPYFWETWWFKAFLGMVTFATLGFVVALVQRQRFQRRLEGVQRQREMEQERARIARDLHDDLGTSLTRISMLSALANREKTTSEEAKELIQQVRGCAREMVIALDEIVWAVNPKNDSLPGLVSYLGHFAEEFYRPTDIRFRMDIPSQLPTLPLSTESRHNLFLAFKEAINNVARHSSATQVCMRVKILASEFVIQVEDNGHGFEIQNGQSSQTGNGLFNMKRRLEQIGGRAEVQSAPSTGTVITFQAPLGNI, encoded by the coding sequence GTGACGAACCGTCTGCTCATTTTCACCCTGCTGCTTTGCGGTTTGTTTACACAAACTGTTGTCTTGGCGGAACCGGGCGATGTTGAAACGAAGCACGATTACCTGATCCACGCCTGGCAGACCGACAAAGGACTGCCCCAAAACTGGGTTTCCAGCATCGCACAGACACCAGACGGCTATCTCTGGGTAGGTACGCGTTATGGTGGTCTCGCCCGCTTCGATGGCGCGCGCTTTGTTTCGTTCAACCAGCAAAATACCGAGGAATTGAGAGATGTTCAGGTGGAACATCTAAGCGTGGATGAAAGCGGGCGTCTCTGGATCCTCATGGGCAACGAATCCGTGACGGCCTTTCAGCATGGCCGCTTCCAATTGTTTCGCCCCCCCCGAATCGAGCCGCATCTGCGCCTGGCAGAGGCTCTTTGCGTGCGCTCCAATTCCATATTGTTCGCGGGAGAGCAGGCATATTTAGGAAAACTCGATCTCTCGACAGGCAGCCGATGGGAGTTGCTTGATCCAAGGCCCATGATGGAACCTGATCCCCTAACCTTTTCGCTGGATCATGATGGGGCTGTGTGGTTCATCACCCAGGGCAAACGTCTCGGATGCTTTTCCAGCAATCATTTTGATTTCGTTTCTCAAGGATTGCCCGAGACATCTGCAGTCGCATTGGCAAGGGATGCCACCCGTCAAATCTGGGTTGCCACCCCTCATCATCTAATGACTCGAGATGGAAATGACTTTGTTGATCGCACGCCTACAAACGGTCCTACGCCGGAGAAAATCCTCCAAATCTCATTCAGCCGTGATGGTGGACTTTGGGTTCTGGAAAAAAAACGGTTGCGCAAATTTCTCAATGACCGATGGGCAGTTGAAATCCAATCAGAAGAATTGCTGGACAGCATCACCTCCGGCACCTTCAGCCTCCACGGCGATGCCCGGGGCAATGCGTGGCTGGTGGCCAACGGACGTGGCTTGTTGCATTGCAAATCCGACGGCACTGCACATTTGTTGACTGAAAGATCTGGCCTGCCCAGCAGGTTTATCACTTGCTGGTTTCAGGACGCAGAGGGTGATATCTGGATCGGGCTGCATGGTGGCGGTATTGCGCAAATCCGCGAACGCTTCTTCCGCGCCTTGGGCCAGGGGGATGGCTTGCCAGATAAAGTGGTCAGTTCGGTTTGTGTGGATGCAGATGGTGCTCTCTGGACAGGCACCATGTCGGGTGAATTGGCTCGGTGGAAAAATGGCAGGTTCGTGAAAGCCTTTTTGCCCGCCTCGGAAAATGATCCGAATGAGAGCGTCACCGTTTTCCCGGCCACCGACGGGGGTGTTTGGATCGGAACTCTGAATCACGGCCTTATGCAATTTCGAGATGGCAAAATTAGCCGTCCTCAAGCATCGTTCGGAAACATCCGGGTTTTATTCAACGATAGCCACGAACGGTTATGGATCGGCCAATTGACCGGCCTCTATTGCTTTGACCATGGCACAGTCAAGCAATACGGTTCAGCCGAAGGATTCGTCGATCTGCATGCGGTTGGCGACATTGCGGAAGATGCCTCAGGTGCCCTCTGGATCGGCACAGGTCCTGGCGAACTTTGGAAATACTTTGAGGGCAAATTCACCCGATTTACACCGCCGACAGATTGGCCGGCTGTTCGATTCTCGGCAGTCATGCCGGACACAAACGGGGCCGTCTGGATCGGCACGCTCGGAGGGGGATTACTGCGATTTAGTAACGGACACTTTACGCGCTGCCTTAAGACCGACGGACTGCCTGACAACAACGTTTCGCAACTGCTCGACAGTCACGATGGCTATTTGTGGGGCGGAACCTATGCCGGCATCTTCAGGGTGAGTAGGAATGCCTTGGAATCTGTGATAGCCGGAAAGGAGAGCAACTTGCGCTGTCGGGTGTATGGACAGTTTGACGGCCTGCCAGCGTTGGAATGTTCCAGCGGATTCCAGCCGTCCTGCTGGCGCTCAACGAATGGCAAGCTCTGGTTCTCCACCGCAAACGGAGTGGCGTCGGTTGATCCGTTGACATCGGTTCCCAATCAAAATCCACCCACCGTCATCATCGAGGACATGCTCGTGGACGGCAGACTGATGGATGTTCCCCCTCACATTGGGGCTCCACTAAAAACACTAAAATCAACAGTCCCCGTAATAATACCGCCCGGCCGGCACTATGTGCAATTTCGCTACACTGGCTTGAATTTTGCCGCTCCTGATGGTGTGCGCTTCCGCGTGAAACTCGAAGGCGGCGACGATAAATGGCAACTTACTGACGGACAGCGCCTGATCGGTTACGGCCCTTTGCAACCCGGGAACTATCATTTTCGTGTAGCCGCCTGCAACAACGATGGCATCTGGAATGAGGAAGGCGATACGCTGGCGTTCACGGTAATGCCGTATTTCTGGGAAACGTGGTGGTTTAAGGCCTTCCTGGGTATGGTAACATTTGCAACGCTTGGATTCGTTGTTGCCCTGGTCCAGCGCCAAAGATTCCAGCGCAGATTGGAGGGTGTGCAACGTCAGCGTGAAATGGAACAAGAACGTGCCCGAATCGCACGCGATCTCCACGATGATCTCGGCACCAGCCTGACACGAATCAGCATGTTAAGCGCACTCGCCAATCGTGAGAAAACAACTTCGGAGGAAGCAAAGGAACTCATCCAGCAGGTTCGCGGTTGCGCACGTGAAATGGTGATCGCACTGGACGAAATTGTCTGGGCCGTGAACCCTAAAAACGATTCACTTCCCGGATTGGTCAGTTATCTCGGCCACTTTGCCGAGGAGTTTTATCGGCCTACGGATATCCGTTTTCGCATGGATATTCCATCGCAGTTGCCCACCCTGCCTCTCTCCACTGAATCGCGTCACAATTTGTTCCTGGCCTTCAAGGAAGCCATTAATAATGTCGCCCGCCATTCCAGTGCCACGCAGGTTTGTATGCGCGTTAAAATTCTCGCGTCCGAATTTGTCATTCAGGTGGAAGACAACGGACACGGCTTTGAAATTCAAAACGGCCAGAGTTCTCAAACAGGCAATGGTCTGTTCAACATGAAGCGACGCTTGGAGCAGATTGGAGGACGCGCAGAAGTTCAAAGCGCACCCTCGACTGGAACCGTCATAACTTTTCAGGCCCCCCTAGGGAATATTTGA
- a CDS encoding beta strand repeat-containing protein yields MKQKKQLRAVVAVTALNACLFLPQAQAANKTWSGAGSDANWSTGANWGGTAPANNDNLIFSDTTQQNNTNNISNLTLGFANFNNGGFVLNGNLLTLNGSTTAFFTNSAGTNIISSPLITGAPGGRYWFISPNSELRLTAALTNNVATGASVGWLNLTNGGTVRIMNSAKSTRGMDLFQGTVIVDGSSALVDAANDGFRFKPPTGSTAAVQLTNNGTIRIGTGGNFRMGHNGNGIGGIAGAGSISRMDMSSGTLELYGPAVNVLVGDLVAGATGIFNQNGGLVWGSGGSGNAVTIGNSVNADGTYNLNGGVLWIAKVQQGNPGATNVVFNFNGGTLKPTASSTTFMQGLLTAKILSGGAFIDTTNLNITIGQSLAGIGNLTKLGTGTLMLTGASSYSGSTVVSNGTLSLGTDWINGGGGLVVADGATLSLTNTGSTLSVSSLNMGSVGASTLQLNFTNGNPVSASIVAGTLTGHGSVFVNIAGTGLTAGAFPLVNFTSGSGLASFHLGYVPPGVSASLVTTPTSIQLNISSVGKSLAWTGAANNQWDTSSINWYDLGNGNNPATYSQSGGFGDMVTFDDTLTGSPAINLTFAVVPVTMSFNNNGAAYSFTGAGKISGVGSLTKNGFQALTLGTVNDYAGGTFLNSGSIYLGANQALGTGAATLNLGTLASDSTTARTLPNTLIQNADTGIILGDTANTGTLTLAGGLNLGGGATRTLNFNSDVVVTGSLTNGGISTKAGSGTLTIKGNSAQTGLVAQQQGDVIVDGAQFTNADGWRLQNTFPGSTMRLVVTNGGVLNVAVAGNTGNLRVGLAGGDNSADNILDISGTVDLTPSIAVAGNNAVNLGASGVNDILYLRSGGLLKTRAVLGSAPANAEVHFMGGTLTAIVNDTGFIQGLTNTFMDNGGLTVDTSNFTVTVPQPLLAAGNGGLIKVGTGALTLTGASTYTGPTVVNAGKLVLGPAFISPSAITVNANSTLAFLQSSSTNIVQVSSVLVGGGTNSALEAELAATNAPAGYMTNLILNGSVVVNVTGPATVGRFPLFGYGTISGAGNLTIGQLPLGTVATIATNTTAHTVDLVVSGFASEIWIGNINANWDTITTNWVLSGVPLAFSQAANVVLNDSASNSVVNLATTLSPSSVGVSNSALSYQFSGPGNLSGSMTLTKEGTNSLTISSTNSFVGRVSINAGTVVLGSATGLGATANSVYITNSGALDVGGNNLGLQPIIASGSGVNGSGAIVNSGAAQNDALRNLTLAGDTTVSAAIGLRTIADSDPGLVGNGHKLIKVGPSQFNINGGTTVAGLTNVWTTDLGDVDIRQGILSFERRTALGRTNNTITIEAGATLLLFSLNQTLSQPVNKIVMTNAILQGSGATAGDVNALAGLITLNGSTNAINSTAGTVLSLNGPITGTGGATYDGSVTLAGANTYTGPTIVSGGTLTLASGALLGGTTSIIASSNGTLDISAVSPLTLGAGQTLGGSGVVNGSVVANGPVAPGDSIGTLTINGDLTLAGNLLIEVNRSLPQPNDSITVSGILNNTGAHSVVVTNLGTALVAGDKFTLFNQPIPNGGALTVTGGNATWTNNLAVDGSISVLSVGSPVNPNPTPITFSYAGGNINLSWPADHTGWHLQVQTNSLTTGLSTNWFTVPGSTTTNAMSIPVSAGNPCVFFRLVYP; encoded by the coding sequence ATGAAACAAAAAAAACAATTACGTGCTGTTGTGGCCGTAACCGCCCTGAACGCCTGCCTCTTTCTCCCGCAGGCCCAGGCTGCCAACAAAACGTGGTCCGGGGCTGGCAGTGATGCCAACTGGAGTACCGGTGCCAATTGGGGTGGCACGGCACCTGCGAACAATGACAACCTGATATTCAGCGATACGACACAGCAAAACAACACCAACAATATCAGCAATTTGACGCTTGGATTTGCCAATTTCAACAACGGCGGATTTGTTCTCAACGGCAACCTTCTCACCCTAAACGGATCGACGACCGCTTTCTTCACCAATTCTGCGGGAACCAATATCATCTCCTCCCCATTGATCACCGGTGCCCCTGGTGGCAGATACTGGTTTATCTCTCCCAATTCTGAACTGCGATTGACGGCTGCGTTGACGAACAATGTCGCCACGGGAGCATCTGTTGGCTGGCTGAACCTGACCAACGGTGGAACGGTGCGAATCATGAACAGCGCCAAGAGCACGCGGGGCATGGATTTATTTCAAGGCACGGTGATTGTGGATGGAAGTTCAGCTTTGGTGGATGCTGCAAATGACGGTTTCCGTTTCAAACCACCAACGGGATCCACGGCAGCAGTGCAACTTACCAACAATGGCACGATTCGAATTGGGACCGGTGGTAATTTTCGCATGGGCCACAACGGAAACGGCATTGGTGGCATTGCTGGCGCGGGCAGCATCAGCCGGATGGATATGAGTTCAGGCACACTTGAACTCTATGGCCCTGCAGTCAATGTCCTGGTAGGTGACCTTGTAGCTGGAGCAACGGGCATATTCAATCAAAACGGCGGCCTGGTCTGGGGCAGTGGGGGCAGCGGAAATGCCGTGACCATTGGCAACTCGGTGAATGCGGATGGCACTTATAATCTTAACGGTGGGGTGTTGTGGATTGCCAAAGTGCAACAGGGCAACCCTGGGGCCACCAACGTGGTGTTTAATTTCAACGGCGGCACTTTGAAACCGACGGCAAGTTCAACGACTTTCATGCAGGGATTGCTCACGGCGAAGATTTTGAGTGGTGGTGCATTTATTGACACGACCAACTTAAACATCACGATTGGACAATCTCTGGCGGGCATCGGCAACCTGACCAAGCTCGGCACGGGCACTTTAATGCTCACCGGGGCCAGTTCTTATAGCGGTTCAACGGTGGTGAGTAACGGCACGCTGTCGCTTGGCACGGATTGGATAAACGGCGGCGGTGGCCTTGTGGTCGCCGACGGGGCTACTCTGAGCCTCACCAATACCGGCAGCACCCTCTCAGTTTCCTCACTGAACATGGGATCTGTTGGGGCAAGCACACTGCAATTGAACTTCACGAATGGCAACCCTGTTTCTGCCTCAATCGTTGCGGGGACTTTGACGGGCCATGGATCAGTGTTCGTCAATATCGCTGGCACCGGTTTGACTGCGGGAGCCTTTCCATTGGTGAACTTTACCAGCGGGAGTGGCTTGGCAAGTTTCCATCTTGGATATGTGCCGCCTGGGGTTTCTGCGAGCCTTGTAACGACGCCTACCAGCATTCAGTTGAATATATCGAGCGTGGGCAAGAGCCTTGCCTGGACCGGCGCGGCGAACAATCAATGGGATACGAGTTCAATCAACTGGTATGACCTGGGGAACGGCAACAATCCGGCCACTTACTCACAATCCGGCGGCTTCGGCGACATGGTGACTTTCGACGACACGCTGACAGGCAGCCCTGCCATCAACCTGACGTTTGCCGTGGTGCCAGTTACAATGAGCTTTAACAACAATGGTGCGGCCTACAGTTTCACAGGGGCTGGTAAGATCAGTGGCGTGGGCAGCCTTACCAAAAACGGGTTTCAGGCTTTGACACTCGGAACGGTCAATGATTATGCCGGCGGAACGTTTTTGAACTCAGGCTCCATTTATCTTGGCGCGAACCAGGCGTTAGGCACTGGAGCGGCCACACTGAATCTTGGCACGCTTGCCAGTGACAGCACGACCGCGCGCACGTTGCCAAACACTCTTATCCAAAATGCCGACACGGGCATCATTTTAGGCGATACAGCTAACACCGGTACGCTGACCTTGGCAGGCGGGCTCAACCTTGGCGGTGGTGCAACCAGGACATTGAACTTCAATAGCGATGTGGTGGTTACTGGTTCATTGACCAATGGCGGTATCAGCACCAAGGCTGGATCGGGAACACTGACCATTAAGGGTAATTCCGCTCAAACCGGTCTCGTGGCCCAACAGCAAGGTGACGTCATCGTTGATGGCGCCCAGTTTACCAATGCTGACGGCTGGCGATTGCAAAACACATTCCCCGGTTCCACGATGCGTTTAGTGGTCACCAACGGCGGTGTTCTGAACGTCGCAGTTGCTGGCAACACAGGCAATCTGCGCGTAGGTCTCGCTGGCGGCGATAATTCAGCGGACAACATCCTGGACATTTCCGGGACCGTTGATCTGACTCCATCAATCGCAGTAGCTGGCAACAACGCGGTGAACCTTGGCGCGTCGGGCGTCAACGATATCCTGTATTTGCGCTCAGGCGGCCTTTTGAAGACCCGCGCTGTTCTCGGCAGTGCGCCAGCCAATGCAGAAGTTCATTTTATGGGCGGCACGCTCACGGCCATCGTCAACGACACAGGTTTCATCCAGGGCTTGACCAATACGTTCATGGATAACGGCGGCCTGACGGTCGACACGAGTAACTTTACCGTTACTGTACCTCAACCTTTGCTGGCTGCGGGTAATGGCGGCCTGATCAAGGTGGGCACAGGCGCGCTCACTTTGACGGGAGCCAGCACTTACACGGGACCAACGGTAGTGAATGCTGGAAAACTGGTGCTCGGACCGGCCTTTATTTCCCCCAGTGCCATCACGGTGAATGCCAATTCTACTCTGGCGTTCCTGCAATCTTCGTCAACCAACATCGTGCAAGTATCCAGTGTTCTCGTAGGTGGCGGCACCAACTCCGCTCTCGAAGCCGAACTTGCTGCAACGAATGCGCCTGCAGGCTATATGACAAATCTGATCTTGAATGGTTCGGTGGTGGTGAATGTGACCGGACCAGCAACAGTGGGACGGTTTCCGTTATTCGGTTACGGGACGATCAGCGGGGCGGGTAACTTGACGATCGGCCAGTTGCCGCTCGGAACGGTGGCCACGATTGCCACAAATACCACGGCTCATACGGTTGACCTGGTGGTCAGCGGATTTGCATCAGAGATTTGGATTGGAAACATCAATGCGAACTGGGACACGATCACGACCAATTGGGTGTTGAGTGGAGTTCCATTGGCTTTCTCGCAGGCGGCCAATGTGGTTCTTAATGATTCTGCGAGCAATTCAGTGGTAAATTTGGCTACGACCTTGTCGCCCAGCAGCGTGGGGGTGAGTAACTCGGCTTTGAGCTATCAGTTCTCCGGACCGGGCAACTTGAGCGGCAGCATGACCTTGACGAAGGAGGGAACAAATAGCCTTACCATTAGCAGCACGAACAGCTTCGTCGGCCGTGTGAGCATAAATGCAGGAACCGTGGTGCTTGGTTCTGCCACAGGGCTGGGGGCAACGGCAAACAGTGTCTACATCACGAACAGCGGCGCGCTCGACGTGGGTGGCAATAATTTAGGGTTGCAGCCCATCATCGCGTCCGGGAGTGGAGTGAATGGCAGCGGAGCGATCGTCAATTCCGGGGCCGCCCAGAATGATGCCCTCCGCAACCTGACTCTCGCTGGTGACACAACAGTTAGTGCAGCGATTGGCCTACGCACCATTGCAGATAGCGATCCTGGTCTGGTTGGCAATGGACATAAACTGATCAAAGTGGGGCCCAGTCAATTCAACATCAATGGTGGAACCACCGTGGCTGGATTGACGAACGTTTGGACCACTGATCTCGGTGACGTTGACATTCGACAAGGGATACTTTCGTTTGAACGACGCACAGCATTGGGACGGACGAATAATACGATTACGATCGAAGCCGGAGCAACACTCCTGCTTTTCAGTCTGAATCAAACGCTTTCTCAACCTGTAAACAAGATCGTCATGACGAACGCAATCCTTCAGGGCTCGGGTGCGACAGCAGGGGATGTCAACGCGTTGGCTGGTCTGATTACACTCAATGGTTCAACTAACGCCATCAACTCAACCGCCGGCACGGTTCTTAGCCTGAACGGCCCGATTACTGGGACAGGTGGTGCGACTTACGACGGTTCGGTCACATTGGCAGGAGCAAACACTTACACCGGTCCAACGATAGTGTCCGGTGGCACATTGACCCTGGCTTCCGGCGCGCTGTTGGGCGGGACGACCAGCATCATCGCCAGCAGCAACGGCACTCTCGACATCTCGGCTGTATCTCCTTTGACTTTGGGAGCAGGGCAGACACTTGGTGGCTCGGGTGTCGTGAATGGCAGTGTCGTGGCGAACGGCCCGGTGGCTCCGGGCGATTCCATTGGCACACTTACCATCAATGGAGATTTGACCTTGGCCGGCAATCTTTTAATCGAGGTGAACAGGTCTCTGCCGCAGCCGAACGACTCCATAACGGTTTCTGGAATCTTGAACAATACCGGGGCTCATTCCGTCGTTGTGACAAATTTGGGGACTGCACTGGTCGCGGGTGACAAGTTCACACTGTTCAACCAACCCATCCCCAACGGTGGTGCGCTGACTGTCACCGGCGGAAATGCGACCTGGACGAACAATCTGGCGGTTGATGGTAGTATTTCGGTGTTATCTGTCGGGAGTCCAGTGAACCCAAATCCAACGCCCATCACATTCTCGTATGCTGGGGGCAATATCAACTTGAGTTGGCCAGCCGATCACACGGGTTGGCATTTGCAGGTCCAGACGAATTCGCTGACCACGGGGTTGAGCACCAATTGGTTTACGGTGCCTGGATCGACGACGACCAATGCCATGAGCATTCCGGTGAGTGCCGGCAATCCATGTGTGTTCTTCCGCCTGGTGTATCCATAA
- a CDS encoding response regulator, with product MPPVQTNMIVGIVEDDAVLRRSLARLVGETYGTQNVIACASGEEALQKLPPAKPHVVLMDLNLPQMPGTECIRRLKELLPTTQVIVLTVYEDSEHIFRALKSGASGYLLKRSEPEEVMEAITTAREGGAPMSSQVAHRVVHSFHEPASPTVDTAALTDREKEILDLLTQGFANKEIADKMQISVTTVRTHLRHIYEKLHIRSRSEAIVKYLK from the coding sequence ATGCCCCCGGTGCAAACGAATATGATTGTTGGAATCGTCGAAGATGATGCCGTCCTGCGCAGATCGCTCGCACGGCTGGTGGGTGAGACCTACGGAACGCAAAATGTAATCGCTTGCGCATCTGGCGAGGAGGCCTTGCAGAAGCTGCCCCCGGCCAAGCCACATGTGGTGCTCATGGATCTCAACCTGCCGCAAATGCCCGGCACGGAATGTATCCGTCGGCTGAAGGAATTGCTTCCCACTACGCAGGTCATCGTCCTGACCGTCTATGAGGACAGCGAGCACATTTTTCGGGCGCTCAAGTCCGGAGCGAGCGGTTATTTGCTGAAACGCTCGGAGCCGGAAGAAGTGATGGAAGCCATCACCACGGCACGCGAAGGGGGCGCTCCCATGAGCAGCCAGGTTGCCCACCGGGTAGTGCATTCCTTTCATGAACCGGCCTCTCCGACTGTTGATACCGCGGCATTGACCGACAGGGAGAAAGAAATTCTCGACCTTCTCACGCAAGGGTTTGCCAACAAGGAAATCGCCGACAAAATGCAAATCAGCGTTACCACCGTCCGCACGCATCTACGTCACATTTATGAAAAACTTCACATCCGTTCGCGCTCGGAGGCAATCGTGAAGTACCTGAAATGA
- a CDS encoding sulfatase-like hydrolase/transferase: protein MSLIDKNWPLSPRDPHVPAWTNVIDKSWEANRMATYAAMVENLDNGVGDILDALKQKGVEQNTLVIFFSDNGACAEPIEPNWYNVPSRTRDGRPIAVGNNNHSIFAGPDNAWQSYGLPWANVSDTPFVLYKHFTHEGGIASPFIARWPAGIKHSGTVSAQLAHVTDIVPTLVEMAGAKHPNNYEGRSIQPLEGNSLIPIFEGEKRPHPSPIFWEHEGNRAVRLQQWKLLAHQGHEWELYDTMTDRTEQNNLASTHTAKVKEMAALYDAWAKRCNVLPFSQLPRERPIIPTSVTNTASQSVSK from the coding sequence ATGAGTCTGATTGATAAAAACTGGCCATTGTCCCCTCGCGATCCGCATGTGCCCGCGTGGACTAATGTGATTGATAAATCATGGGAGGCCAACCGAATGGCCACCTATGCTGCCATGGTCGAAAACCTCGATAACGGTGTGGGAGATATTCTCGACGCGCTAAAGCAGAAGGGAGTTGAACAAAACACGCTGGTGATTTTTTTCTCTGACAATGGAGCCTGCGCAGAGCCGATTGAGCCAAATTGGTATAATGTCCCCAGTCGTACACGCGATGGAAGGCCCATTGCCGTAGGCAACAACAATCATTCGATTTTCGCTGGGCCCGACAATGCGTGGCAAAGCTACGGACTCCCATGGGCAAACGTCAGCGACACGCCTTTTGTGCTTTATAAACACTTCACGCATGAAGGCGGCATCGCCTCGCCATTCATTGCGCGTTGGCCGGCAGGAATCAAACATTCCGGCACTGTGTCAGCCCAACTCGCGCACGTTACCGACATCGTGCCAACACTGGTTGAAATGGCTGGCGCCAAACATCCTAATAATTACGAAGGCCGCTCAATTCAACCACTCGAGGGCAACAGCCTGATCCCCATCTTCGAAGGAGAAAAGCGCCCGCACCCCTCCCCCATCTTCTGGGAACATGAAGGGAACCGCGCTGTTCGGCTACAACAGTGGAAGCTCCTCGCCCACCAAGGACATGAGTGGGAACTTTACGACACCATGACGGACCGAACCGAACAAAACAACCTAGCATCCACTCACACGGCAAAGGTCAAGGAGATGGCGGCGCTGTATGATGCCTGGGCCAAACGCTGCAATGTCCTGCCTTTCAGTCAACTTCCGCGTGAGCGTCCGATAATTCCAACCAGCGTTACGAACACCGCGTCGCAATCGGTTTCAAAATAA
- a CDS encoding LysR family substrate-binding domain-containing protein: MASFYQSDSFDLALITIGADRIPTGEIASPIFVRRTWKKLFLLSIFHALKQRKGNGRGRRKARRNPHRLCAIIDGRTSAARIEILPGVQPRCACAASRLVDAGDVARSHQWKVNAALLVQVPPQALAGLVFQELQHHPVCVAIHRAHPLARARRVGLERVARERLVAFTLAEYPEHQGWIAELFAPLNRHPQIVDEHDSFTSLIAAVESGKGLALIAQPLKGLASPRLRIRPLQPAPPPLGVGIVYNKKFRSTLTDNFIAAARRNS, encoded by the coding sequence ATGGCCAGTTTTTATCAATCAGACTCATTCGATTTGGCGCTGATAACGATTGGAGCGGATCGTATCCCAACCGGCGAGATAGCGTCGCCGATATTTGTTCGCCGAACCTGGAAGAAATTATTCCTGCTGTCAATTTTTCACGCCCTAAAACAAAGAAAGGGCAACGGACGTGGCAGGAGGAAAGCGCGGCGAAATCCACATCGGCTATGCGCCATCATTGACGGTCGAACTTCTGCCGCTCGCATTGAGATACTTCCGGGAGTCCAACCCCGGTGTGCGTGTGCAGCTTCACGACTTGTCGACGCAGGAGATGTTGCGCGGAGTCACCAATGGAAAGTCAACGCGGCGCTGCTGGTGCAGGTGCCTCCCCAAGCCCTGGCAGGATTGGTTTTCCAGGAATTGCAGCATCATCCGGTTTGCGTCGCCATCCACCGGGCACACCCGTTGGCGCGGGCGCGCAGAGTGGGGCTGGAACGAGTCGCCAGGGAACGTCTCGTTGCTTTCACGCTTGCAGAGTATCCGGAGCATCAGGGTTGGATTGCTGAATTATTTGCGCCTCTGAACCGCCATCCGCAGATCGTTGATGAACACGACAGCTTCACCAGCCTCATCGCGGCAGTCGAATCGGGCAAGGGCCTCGCTTTGATTGCGCAACCGCTCAAGGGCCTGGCAAGCCCGAGATTAAGAATCCGCCCATTGCAACCTGCTCCACCGCCGCTCGGAGTCGGCATTGTGTACAACAAAAAATTCAGGTCAACTTTGACGGACAACTTTATTGCCGCAGCCAGGCGGAATTCTTAA